One genomic region from Arthrobacter sp. FB24 encodes:
- a CDS encoding extracellular solute-binding protein has protein sequence MHRPAKILAALMSAAALLATSACSAEKPAAEDRTLKIVYQKTDSFSALDTLFKDAKKDFEAANQGTKVELQPIEANDDDYGTKLALALRSSETAPDVFYEDTFKVRSDVDAGYLLKLDGYLEKWDDWKLYNEAAKAAGTGDDGGIYAVPLGTDTRAIWYNKKVLQKAGISVPWQPRSWDEILEAARKMKAADPSLVPFNMYAGKATGEGTVMQSFYELLYGTDSELYDQQEKKWVIGSRGFTDSLAFLKTLYDEGLAVTPAEALDANVWKKVFGEWLPKGKMGATVEGSYTPSFWQKGGNYEWAGYAEDMGVAKFPTQRGQEPGGVSMSGGWTLAVGADSKNPDLAFKFLSEAVSKKNSLAFTVSGSQIAVRTDVAAEAEYLAANPFVKDVSELVSVTHYRPATADYPRISAAVQEATEAVITGALSPQEAAAQYDKTVRDQVGDAKVLQK, from the coding sequence ATGCACCGCCCTGCCAAAATACTTGCGGCGCTGATGTCGGCGGCAGCGCTGCTGGCCACATCAGCCTGCTCCGCGGAGAAACCGGCCGCCGAAGACCGGACCCTGAAGATCGTCTACCAGAAGACTGACTCGTTTTCTGCCCTGGACACCTTGTTCAAGGACGCCAAGAAGGACTTCGAAGCTGCCAACCAGGGCACCAAAGTGGAGCTGCAGCCCATCGAGGCCAACGATGACGACTACGGCACCAAGCTGGCGCTGGCCCTCCGGTCGTCCGAGACCGCCCCGGACGTCTTTTACGAGGACACCTTCAAAGTGAGGTCCGATGTCGACGCCGGATACCTCCTGAAACTGGACGGGTATCTCGAAAAATGGGACGACTGGAAGTTGTACAACGAGGCCGCCAAAGCTGCCGGCACAGGAGACGACGGCGGGATCTACGCTGTGCCCCTGGGAACCGACACCCGCGCCATCTGGTACAACAAGAAAGTCCTGCAAAAAGCAGGCATATCGGTTCCCTGGCAGCCCCGGAGCTGGGACGAAATACTCGAAGCCGCCCGCAAGATGAAAGCGGCGGACCCGTCCCTGGTCCCCTTCAACATGTATGCCGGCAAGGCCACCGGTGAAGGAACCGTCATGCAGAGTTTCTACGAACTGCTGTACGGCACGGACAGCGAACTCTATGACCAGCAGGAGAAAAAATGGGTGATCGGTTCCCGGGGGTTCACCGATTCCCTGGCTTTCCTGAAGACACTCTACGACGAAGGACTTGCCGTCACGCCTGCCGAGGCGCTTGACGCCAACGTCTGGAAGAAGGTCTTCGGCGAATGGCTGCCCAAGGGCAAGATGGGCGCCACCGTGGAAGGTTCCTACACGCCGTCGTTCTGGCAGAAGGGCGGCAACTACGAATGGGCAGGCTATGCCGAGGACATGGGGGTGGCGAAATTCCCCACCCAGCGTGGCCAGGAACCCGGCGGCGTCAGCATGTCCGGTGGCTGGACGCTGGCCGTCGGAGCCGACTCCAAAAACCCGGACCTGGCGTTCAAGTTCCTTTCCGAGGCCGTGAGCAAGAAGAACTCGCTGGCGTTCACCGTGTCCGGATCCCAGATCGCGGTCCGGACGGACGTCGCCGCCGAAGCCGAGTACCTGGCGGCAAATCCGTTCGTCAAAGACGTCTCCGAACTCGTATCCGTCACCCACTACCGGCCCGCCACGGCGGACTATCCGCGGATCTCCGCCGCGGTCCAGGAGGCAACCGAAGCCGTGATCACCGGTGCCCTCTCACCGCAGGAGGCAGCCGCGCAGTACGACAAGACAGTCAGGGACCAGGTGGGTGACGCCAAGGTCCTGCAGAAATAG
- a CDS encoding ROK family transcriptional regulator → MTEIRTPTPRRGTNLPRMGDFNLTVILDAIRRSSGGLSRVELAQIVGLSPQTISNISRRLLDQNLIVEAGKEGSGPGKPRTILRLNPAGMYAVGVHLDPAVTTFVVLDLVGSVVRHSRINTPGASDPDGIIATIAAEIKDLVAASGVDPDKIAGLGVAAPGPINLDEGTVVDPPLLLGWDRVPLRDALAEATGLSTLVDKDVTSAAVAETWAGGPSGSGSFIFMYMGTGIGCGIVLNDEVVRGTSGNAGEIGHIIVDPDGPPCDCGLRGCVKSSSIPQVLVAQAEAAGVLEVVRHPSGALDIQESFAKLCDEADAGNSQAGEIIDHSAVLVARAVAVVTNTLDVERVVFGGPFWTRLSRRYLDRVPQLLADNSAAREIHGIEVVGTGVGEDVGAIGAACLVLEHTLAPRAQRLLLEG, encoded by the coding sequence GTGACTGAGATCCGCACGCCAACGCCGAGGCGCGGAACCAATTTGCCCCGTATGGGGGACTTCAATCTCACGGTGATTTTGGATGCCATCCGCCGGTCCTCGGGAGGCCTCAGCCGGGTGGAACTCGCCCAGATCGTAGGGCTCTCCCCGCAAACCATCTCCAACATCTCCCGCCGGCTGCTTGACCAGAACCTCATCGTCGAAGCCGGTAAGGAAGGAAGCGGGCCGGGTAAGCCGCGCACCATCCTCCGGTTGAACCCTGCCGGAATGTATGCCGTGGGGGTCCACCTCGATCCCGCCGTGACCACTTTCGTGGTGCTGGATCTCGTCGGCTCCGTCGTCAGGCACTCACGGATCAACACCCCGGGCGCCAGCGACCCCGACGGCATCATCGCCACCATTGCCGCCGAGATCAAGGACCTGGTGGCAGCCTCCGGCGTCGACCCGGACAAGATCGCCGGGCTCGGCGTCGCAGCCCCCGGCCCCATCAACCTGGATGAGGGAACCGTCGTGGATCCGCCGCTGTTGCTGGGCTGGGACCGTGTGCCCCTGCGCGATGCCCTCGCGGAGGCCACCGGACTGTCCACCCTGGTGGACAAGGACGTCACCAGCGCCGCCGTCGCCGAAACCTGGGCAGGCGGCCCGAGCGGCTCCGGCAGCTTCATTTTTATGTACATGGGCACAGGCATCGGCTGCGGCATCGTCCTGAACGATGAAGTGGTGCGCGGGACTTCGGGGAATGCCGGTGAAATCGGGCACATCATTGTTGACCCGGACGGTCCGCCCTGCGACTGCGGACTTCGGGGCTGCGTGAAGTCAAGCAGCATCCCGCAGGTCCTCGTGGCGCAGGCCGAAGCCGCCGGCGTGCTGGAGGTTGTGCGCCATCCCTCCGGTGCGCTGGACATCCAGGAGAGCTTCGCCAAACTTTGCGACGAGGCCGACGCCGGCAACAGCCAGGCGGGGGAGATCATCGACCACTCCGCCGTCCTGGTCGCCCGGGCCGTGGCAGTGGTCACGAACACCCTCGACGTCGAAAGGGTCGTCTTCGGCGGCCCCTTCTGGACGCGCCTCTCACGGAGGTACCTGGACCGTGTTCCCCAACTGCTGGCAGACAACAGCGCAGCCCGCGAGATCCACGGGATAGAAGTTGTCGGGACCGGGGTGGGAGAGGACGTCGGAGCCATCGGTGCGGCCTGCCTGGTGCTGGAGCATACGCTGGCCCCGCGCGCACAGCGCTTGCTGCTGGAAGGCTGA